In Flavobacterium okayamense, a single window of DNA contains:
- a CDS encoding BT_3928 family protein has product MRNIITQISRLLVGILFIISGLIKLNDPVGFSYKLEEYFNANVLNMEFLIPYALMIACFVVIFEVVLGVMLLLGFKPKFTMWSLLAMIVFFTFLTFYSAYFNKVTDCGCFGDALKLTPWESFTKDIVLLFFILILFFNQKYIQPILPKTPLNLAVFATYSLCLFMAYYVLQHLPIKDFRAYKIGTNIQKGMEIPEGAPKSEFEMVFIYKVNGVDTEISYDDVMANKIPEGAEFVDRKDKLIKQGYVPPIHDFSMEKDGADYTEEILNEPKVALLISYDLKKSKEKGMEKLEEFNKMASEKGYMVIGMTSSSEEVIDEYKKKFGLTFDYYFCDATTLKTIERANPSIVILEKGIITDKKHFNDIDRVTLK; this is encoded by the coding sequence ATGCGAAACATTATTACACAAATTTCTAGATTACTTGTTGGTATATTATTTATTATATCGGGTTTAATCAAACTAAACGATCCAGTAGGTTTCTCCTATAAACTAGAAGAATATTTCAATGCAAACGTTCTAAATATGGAATTTTTAATTCCGTATGCTTTAATGATAGCTTGTTTTGTAGTTATATTTGAAGTAGTACTTGGCGTTATGCTTCTTTTAGGTTTTAAACCTAAATTTACGATGTGGAGTTTACTTGCTATGATAGTTTTCTTCACGTTTTTAACTTTCTATTCAGCTTATTTTAATAAAGTTACTGATTGTGGTTGTTTTGGGGATGCTTTAAAATTAACTCCTTGGGAATCGTTTACAAAAGATATTGTACTATTGTTCTTCATATTGATATTATTTTTCAATCAGAAATATATTCAGCCAATTCTTCCAAAAACTCCTTTAAACTTAGCCGTTTTTGCTACTTATTCGCTTTGTTTATTTATGGCGTATTATGTGTTACAACATTTACCTATTAAAGATTTTAGAGCTTACAAAATTGGAACGAACATTCAAAAAGGAATGGAAATTCCAGAAGGAGCACCAAAAAGTGAGTTTGAAATGGTTTTCATTTATAAAGTAAATGGTGTTGATACTGAAATTAGTTATGATGATGTTATGGCAAATAAAATTCCCGAAGGTGCTGAATTTGTTGACCGTAAAGACAAACTAATCAAACAAGGTTACGTCCCTCCTATTCACGATTTTTCTATGGAAAAAGATGGTGCCGATTATACAGAAGAAATTCTAAATGAACCTAAAGTTGCACTTTTAATTTCTTATGATTTAAAAAAATCGAAAGAAAAAGGAATGGAAAAACTTGAAGAATTCAATAAAATGGCTTCAGAAAAAGGTTATATGGTTATCGGTATGACGTCATCTAGCGAAGAAGTTATCGATGAATACAAAAAGAAATTCGGTTTAACTTTCGATTATTATTTCTGTGATGCAACAACGCTAAAAACTATTGAAAGAGCTAACCCAAGTATTGTAATTCTGGAAAAAGGAATCATTACAGACAAAAAACATTTCAACGATATCGATAGAGTAACGTTAAAATAA
- a CDS encoding DUF1599 domain-containing protein: MKNTSQQYDSIIAICRDLFTKKTKDYGTAWRILRLPSLTDQIFIKAQRIRSLQENEVRKVDEDETSEFIGIINYCIMALIQIEKGIAQQPDLSYDEAVKLYDEKIGLTKKLMEDKNHDYGEAWRDMRVSSLTDLILQKLLRVKQIEDNKGKTLVSEGIDANYQDMINYSVFALIHLGKA, translated from the coding sequence ATGAAGAATACTTCACAACAATATGATAGCATAATTGCGATTTGTCGCGATTTGTTCACAAAAAAAACAAAAGATTACGGAACCGCTTGGAGAATCTTGCGTTTACCTTCTTTAACTGATCAAATTTTTATAAAAGCACAACGCATTCGCAGTTTACAAGAAAATGAAGTGCGTAAAGTTGATGAAGACGAAACTTCCGAGTTTATTGGAATAATCAATTACTGTATTATGGCGTTAATTCAAATTGAAAAAGGAATTGCGCAGCAACCCGATTTAAGTTATGATGAAGCTGTAAAATTGTACGATGAAAAAATTGGTCTGACTAAAAAATTAATGGAAGATAAAAATCATGATTATGGCGAAGCTTGGCGCGATATGCGTGTAAGTAGCCTAACCGATTTAATTCTACAAAAATTATTGCGCGTTAAGCAAATTGAAGATAACAAAGGAAAGACTTTAGTTTCTGAAGGAATAGACGCCAATTATCAGGACATGATAAACTACTCTGTTTTTGCTTTAATTCATTTAGGCAAAGCTTAA
- the folP gene encoding dihydropteroate synthase — protein MTINCKGNLIDLSVPKVMGILNCTPDSFFDGGKYKSESDILQQVEKMLDEGATFIDIGAYSSKPGADFVSEDEELQRLLPIIDLVLKHFPETLLSVDTFRSNVAQNAIENGAAVVNDISAGMLDEDMLETVAKLQVPYVMMHMKGNPQTMQSLANYEDVVKEMMFYFSERINKARNFGLNDIIIDPGFGFAKTVEQNYEVLQKLDYFNILELPLLVGISRKSMIYKTLENSPQEALNGTTILNTIALQRGANILRVHDVKQAVECVKLVQKITK, from the coding sequence ATGACAATTAATTGTAAAGGTAATTTAATCGATTTATCAGTTCCCAAAGTAATGGGAATTTTAAATTGTACCCCTGACTCATTTTTTGATGGAGGAAAGTATAAAAGTGAATCTGATATCTTACAACAAGTTGAGAAGATGTTAGATGAAGGTGCTACTTTTATTGATATAGGCGCCTATTCTAGTAAACCTGGAGCCGATTTTGTTTCGGAAGATGAAGAGTTACAACGATTGTTACCAATTATAGATTTGGTTTTAAAGCATTTTCCAGAAACTTTACTTTCTGTTGATACCTTTAGAAGTAACGTAGCTCAAAATGCAATTGAAAATGGCGCCGCAGTCGTAAATGATATTTCCGCAGGAATGTTAGATGAAGACATGCTAGAAACAGTAGCAAAATTGCAAGTTCCTTATGTAATGATGCACATGAAGGGAAATCCGCAAACGATGCAATCCTTGGCTAATTACGAAGATGTAGTTAAGGAAATGATGTTTTATTTTTCGGAACGCATTAATAAAGCCAGAAATTTTGGTTTAAACGATATAATTATCGATCCTGGATTTGGTTTTGCAAAAACAGTTGAACAAAATTATGAAGTACTTCAAAAATTAGACTATTTCAATATTTTGGAATTACCACTTTTAGTTGGTATTTCTCGAAAATCGATGATTTATAAAACTCTAGAAAATTCACCTCAAGAGGCTTTAAACGGAACTACTATTTTAAATACAATTGCTTTACAAAGAGGAGCTAATATTCTTCGCGTCCATGATGTTAAGCAAGCTGTAGAATGTGTAAAATTAGTCCAAAAAATAACTAAATAA